AGAGGAAAATTGTTTTATAGATTAATTCAACAGGCACTTGAAATCGACCCAGTCCCAGCTAAATTGCTAGCGGGAGTTGGTGGCTAGTGGACACAGCTGCATACGTGATCTTGCTTGTGGAGTAAACCGCATACCCAGGTTGAAATATTTAAAAAAAGGAACTTAAGAAATGATAGAAAGGATAACCGGGGAAGAACGTCGTATTGCTGTGCGAGAACTCGATGGTTGGAACGAAGTAAGCGATCAAGATGCTATCCATAAGACATTTCATTTTTCAAATTTTGAAGAAGCTTTTGCCTTTATGGTACGCGTTGCTTTCGTGGCTGAAAAAATGACCCATCATCCTGAGTGGTACAATGTATACAACAGAGTCGAAATTATTTTGACGACCCATGCGTGTAATGGTCTAAGTGAGAAGGATGTTTCTTTGGCGCGCAAAATAAATGAGCTTGCACCGGAGCGTGATCAACGATAAGACTTTTCTTGATATAAATCAGGAGACTATGTATGGATCGGGTTTTTTCGGGCATCCAACCTACTGGAGATTTGCATTTAGGAAACTATCTTGGAGCCCTTCGCAATTGGATTGGATTTCAAAAAACCCACGACTGCCTTTTTTGTATCGTAGATCTGCATTCTATGACTGTTCCTTACGATCCGGAGAAGCTTCGCAATAATACGCGCTTTGTTGCGGCAACTTATATTGCGGCAGGGATCGATCCAAATAAGTCCATCATCTTTGCACAAAGTTCGGTTTCAGAACACTGCGAGTTAGCGTGGATCCTTGGATGTTTAACGCCTCTCGGATGGCTTAATCGCATGACTCATTTTAAGGAAAAAGCTGGCAAACATCGAGAAAATGCTAGCCTGGGACTCTATGCTTATCCGGTTTTGCAAGCCGCTGATATCCTTCTTTACAAGGCAACCCATGTTCCCATTGGAGAAGATCAAAAGCAACATCTGGAATTATCGCGGGATATAGCGGGCACCTTTAACCATCGTTTTGGGCAAGAGTATTTTCCTTTGCCTGAGCCTCTAATATTAGGAAACGCTACGAGAGTCATGAGTCTTCGAGATGGTACTAAGAAAATGAGCAAATCGGATATTTCAGAATTCTCACGCATACATCTGACCGATGATCCGGATACAATTAGGCAAAAGATTCGCAAAGCTCGTACAGATGCGGATCCTATTCCAGAAGATTCGAAGCAACTGGAAGAACGTCCCGAAGCTATGAACCTTCTAAACATATATGGAGCCCTCACGGGGCAATCTCTAAAAGAGGTTTGTGTTCAATTCTCGGGCAGTAATTTTGCACCTTTTAAAGAGGTGTTGTCAGAGCTATTAATTGAGAAACTGTCTCCTATTCGGGAAGACGTGTCCCGTCTCTTGAAAGATTCGAAGACTTTGGACGACATTTTGAAATCTGGTGCCGAAAGGGCGCGAGAAAAAGCCGTTAAGACTCTAGAGGAAGTTAAAGGAATTATCGGAGTCCGATAATTTAAGGCCTTATGCGACTGCCGTCGAAGGCTTTCCTTCAATAGTTAGCTCATCATCTTTCCCACGTCCTTGTGGAATATACTTTATAAGCATGAGGGAAGGTATGCCCAAGAGCATGGCAAATCCGAAGAAAGGAATCCAACCCATTTGAGTTGCAAGCCATCCCGATGAGGAGGCTACGATCATTCTGGGAACATGTGCTAATGCTGACAAAAGGGCGTACTGGGAAGCCGAGTAGGACAGATTACATAGACTAGACATGTACGCAACCGAAGCTGCGATGGTCATGCCACCTGTTACATTTTCCACAACAACTGCACAGTAGTATATGGTGAGATCTGCTCCTGAGAGGGCCATGACGATAAACATGACGTTTGTGAGCAAGTGCGTCAGGCCAAAGATGAATAGACTCTTCAAGGTGCCGATTTTTGTGACAAGGCCTCCTCCGATTAAACCACCAATGATGGTTGCCCAAATCCCGAAAATTTTACTGGCGTTTGCGATATCGATTTTCGTGAATCCGATATCCAAATAAAAAACCACGGCCATCTGACCAATAATGGCATCCCCGATTTTGTACAGGATAACAAACAAAAGGGCGAGGACCCACTTGTCATGGACCATAAAAGAGCTAAAGGGGGCTATAAATACTTTTTCTACCCAATGAACGATGCCTGTTGCTCCCGTAGAGGTTCCATAGGCTTTTTCGTCTTCCTTTGGAGGCGTATCCTTTTGTAACAACAGGGTCGTCACCATTCCAATAGAAATAAGAGCTGCCATCAAGGTATAGGTTTGTGGCCAAGATAAAAACGTTGCTAAATAAAGGGCTCCGGCTCCAGCAAGGATCATGCCAAGTCGATATCCAAACACTTCCATAGCGCCACCGGCTCCGTATTGGGAAGGTTTGAGGATTTGAATACGATACCCATCAATCACAATATCTTGTGTTGCAGAACATATGGCGACCAGAAAAGCCATTTGGGCCATCCGAAACGTTTCACTGACAGGATCGGTAGTTCCAAGTAGTATGATCGATAATATAAGAGCCCCTTGACTTACAAGAAGCCAACTCCGTCTTTGTCCCAATAGTTTACTGAGAACAGGAATGGAAATTTTATCAATAAAAGGCGCCCAGAGAAACTTAAGAGTATAGGGAAGTCCAACTGAGGCAAAGAGTCCAATGGTAGTCTTGGAAATACCTTCCTCAGTCATCCAAACTGTGAGCGTGCCCAATATTAATGCCAAAGGAAGTCCACTGGAAATTCCTAAAAATCCTAGAGCTATTAACTTTGGGTCACGATAACTTTTTAACCAGTCAAACATGTGAAAAACTTCGTTTTATAATTGTCTACTTGTTACCCTGCACAACGGGTGCTTTCTTTGGGGGACTTTTTTTAGCAGGTGCCTTAGTTGGAGCCTTCTTTGCGGGTGTTTTAGGAGGCGCCTTTTTAGCTGGAGCCTTCTTTGCAGGGGCTTTAGGAGGCGCCTTTTTAGCTGGAGCCTTCTTTGCAGGTGCTTTAGGAGGCTCTTTTTTAGCTGGAGCCTTCTTTGCAGGCGCTTTAGGAGGTGCTTTTTTAGATCCTCCCGTAGCTTTCTTAATGGATTCTAGAGCACTTGAGATTCCCATTAATGAATAGGTATCTGTCGTCTTGGTGCCTCTTGCGGATGTTCCTTTTACGATTAAGTTATTGCCACTTTTCATTGCTGTTACAAGGGTAGTATCCGTTTTATCATCCACAGCCCATGCCCCTTCACCTTGCGTAAACAGCGTGAAGGTTTTCTTACCTGCTTTGCCAATTATCTCGAGAGTAGCGACGCTGTCTTTTTTGTAAGTATATCCTGAAACAACATTGACGACATTGCTTGTTTTTTTGTCCGGGCGGCTTGTTATTGTTAAATAAGTCTTGCCCCGTTTTTCATAAGCGCCTTCCTCTTTTTCAGGACGGCTGGTGACAAAATAGACCCAACTATTGCCTTCTTTAAATTTGAAACTGTGCCATGCTTTAGAAGAGCTGATGTGTGTATGAGCCCCATACGCAGCGGACTCACATAATATTAAGCTTATAAAACCAAACGCTAATAATAATCTCTTCATCGTCGGTAGATTTCCTCTCCTCAACAATCAACTCCAACCTACTTTTAGTGTGAATAAGTCAGTGAATCAAGTGTTTTACAGCACAAATAAAGACTTTTGTACATATATTCCCTTTTACCCAGTTTTTTCTAAGAGCTATTTTTAGCATCATCCACATAAAATAGTTATAATTTTTTTTAACTAGCATAATTCGGGAAAGTTTTTTATTTGTAACTTTGCAAATAAGTTGGGACGTTGTGAAAATGAAATATGTAAATAGAAATCTAATGGTTTGGTTCTTAGCACTCATAATCATGGGAGTTTCTATTGATGCGTATGGAATGACTAATACTAAATATCCCTATTTCGGCTCTGTTCGGTCCCAAAAAGTGAACGTGCGCTGTGGTCCTGGACGACAATATCCTATCGAGTGGGTTCTTGTACGAGCTAGTCAGCCTGTAGAAGTTTTGGCTGGATTCGATACCTGGCAAAAGATTCGTGGCTGGGATGGTATAGAGGGGTGGGTATATAAGAATATGCTCACAAAAAAACAAACGGCTGTTGTAATGAAAACAGATTGTACCCTCAGTAAATCACCAGATGAGAATGGAAAGTTCATTGCCTATATGGAGAAAGGATTTATTCTCAACGTGCTCTCTTGTAAAGATAGATGGTGCCAAGTAGAGGTCGAGAAGACGCGAGGTTGGACGGCCAAAGACAATCTCTGGGGTGTTTAGAGATTTACTAAGTAAATACGAATAAAGAAAACACCTCCCTGTTAACCTTTTATTAACTATTTCTACGTATCCTAAAGATAAGTGAGGAAGGCATCACTATCTGGGAGAAGTATGATATGGGAGATAAACCTCTAAAAGGAAAATACGATGCAATATGGGAAAAAACGCTTAAAAATCTCAAAAAAATAAAAACAGATCTTTGCAAAAAACCGCCAGAAGATCTTGAAAAATCTGTCGAGGAACTAAGTATTTGTTTAAAAGAGTTTCACGCTCACAGCAGAGCGGCGCCTATTTTACCCGAAGAACCAATGTATGGGGATCTAAAGTCAGCAATTGCAGAAGTGGAAATGGCCCTTCATGCCGCAGTTGCGAGCTGTAAATCAGGGGATAGATAAAAGAATTTTGAGTTGTTATTTATTTTCAAGTCTTCCCAAGTTTTGTGGAAGGCGGCGGAGAGATAGCGGTTTCTGGCTTTTTAACCTCGTTGTCCTGGTCGATTTTTTCTTCCTCTTCCGTTGCTAAGATTTTCTTCCGCAAGGCGTCAATGGATTTCGTAATTTGGTCAGTCGAGATACCAGCGGCTTCAAGGACAGACGCACTTAGTTGGAAACTGGGTTCAAGGGTCTCGGGAATGATCACTTTAGCGCCGGCCTTTTCCAATTTCTTGGCCTGTTCTACATCTTGTGCACGAACAAAGAGTGGTAAGTCTTTAAAGTTGCGACGCATCATCATAACCGTTCTGGAGACGGCACCTGGTTGATCTAACGTAATAACGGCTGCTTGAGCGCGTTCAATACCAATGGTTTTAAATATTTCAGCACGTCGCGCATCTCCGAAGAAAATGGGTAAGCCTTCTGTACGCCCTTCAGAAACACGTGACATATTGATATCAATTGCCACGTATGGAACCAGTTGGGCAGTTAAAAGTTTTCCAACCATCTGGCCAACACGTCCATACCCTACGATGATAACGTGAGATTGAAGATCAGCTGTTTCTTTTTGGGCGAACTGGACTAAGTTTTCTGCAGCGCTTCTTTCGAGTCGACGGTTGATTTTCTTACCAATAGCGGCAAGGAATGGCGTAAAGGCCATGGAAATGGCGACAGAAAGCAGAAGTATTTGCCCCACCTCATTTGTAAGAATTCCAGTCGTAATAGCAGGCCCAAAGAGTACAAAGGCAAATTCTCCTCCTGTTGATAAGAGAAGCCCAATTCGAATAGCAGGCCCCCAAGGGACGCTGAATAAGCGGCATAACAGGGTGAGGATGAGACATTTACCAACGAGCATTGAACCAACAATGGCTGAAACGGTTCCTAGAAACTCGCCTAGAAGTCTCAAGTCAATGTTCATACCCACAGTCATAAAAAAGAGGCCAAGAAGGATCCCTCGGAAGGGCTGAATATCCGCCTCCACTTGATGTCGATATTCAGTTTCAGCCAAAAGAAGCCCGGCAAGAAAAGCACCTAATTCTTTCGAGAGCCCAACAGTTTCAGTAGCAACACCGGTTCCTAATATTAAGAGAAGTGACATAGCCACGAAAAGTTCTGCGTTACTTCCTGATGCAACCAATCTGTACAGAGGACGGAGTAAAAGTCGTCCTACAAGGACGATAGCTGTAAGGACAGCCAGTGCCTTTACTGTCGCAATTCCAAGGGTGGTCAACAGTCCACTATGGGTTGTGATCTGGTCTTGAGCCAAAAGGGGTGTGAGAACTAAGAAAACAACAACCGCGAGGTCTTGCAATAATAGAACTGAAAATGAAACACGCCCGAAACGGGCGGCAAGTTCCCCACGTTCAGCTAGGACCTGAAGAACGACAGCTGTAGAGGACAATGAGAGGCCGCATCCGATAAGAAGGGAAACTTCCAATGAAAGTCCTGTAAAGCTAGAAATAAGGGCCATAATAACGCCCGTGAGGATTACTTGAGATGTCCCGAGCCCAAACACGTATCGTTTGAGTGACATCAATCGGTCCCAAGGAAGTTCAAGACCGATGGTAAATAATAAGAAAACAACCCCAAACTCTGCAAGAACTTTCGTTTCTTCGACCCCATCAATGAAGGAAAAACCATGGGGGCCAATAAGAAGGCCAGATAGTAAGAATCCAAGGATTGGACTTACTCTGAGTCGGCGCATCAACGTAACGACAAATATAGCTGCAACCAGCAATATTAATACATCGTTAAGATAGTCTAGATGCGGCACATGCAATCCTTTTAGATTTACAGATGATTAAAAAACTTATTTTCCTACTCTAGCTGATTTGTATTCGAGAACAAAGGGAAATTATACATAAATAGCAATGGAGCTCCCTCTTTTTTTCGTGTGCTGGATCATGAATTAATTTTTTACTTTTTTGCAAAAAAAGTTCATTCCTATCCATGTGTCATGGGCCTTGTCTTAGCATGGCTAGAAAGAGTATCATAAACACAAAACTAAGGAAGCAGCGCGTGCGATCCATTGCCATTAAAATGCTTACAGGGGATAGGGCCAAATATTTTGGGCTTATATTCAGCATTACCTTTTCCACATTTCTTATGTCCCAACAGGTATCTATTTTTATAAGCCTTTTGGGCCGCACGGCCGCACAAATAAGGGATGTTCCACAAGCAGATATTTGGGTCATGGATCCTCAAGTAGAATATGTTGATGTGGTCAAGCCCCTTCGAGATACAGAGCTTTCTCGTGTGAGGAGCGTATCAGGGGTTGAGTGGGCGTTGCCTCTTTACAAGGGGCTAAGCGTTATTCGGGCACGTGATGGGAAGATGCAACAGGCGTTAGTACTGGGTGTAGATGATGCGACATTAACAGGTGGACCGCCAAAAATGGTGCTGGGGGAATGGGCAAGTCTAGCTTCTGCGGATGCAATGATTATGGACAAGTCTGGATACAAGTTTATATGGCCTGGGGAACCTTTGAGTCTAGGGCGTGTCATTGAAATCAATGATCATCGATTTGTCATCAAAGGGATATGTGAAACATCTGCACCATTTCTGACATTTCCCATTGTTTACACAAAATTTTCTGATGGTGCCCAACTTCATCCAGGGGAACGCAATCAAATGACGTTTATTATCGTGAAAGCCGCGTCAGGGATATCTCCAGAAAAACTGGCTCAGAAAATTCATAAAGAAACTCAACTTCAAGCACTTACTTCAAGAGGATTTCAGTGGAGAAGTATTCGTTATTATTTGGAAAGGACGGGTATTCCTATAAATTTTGGTATAACAGTTTTACTGGGATTCTTGGTAGGAGCGGCTATCGCGGCACAAACTTTTTACATTTTTGTCTTGGAAAATATTTCCCAATATGGAGCTCTAAAGGCTATTGGGGTTAGCAATAGGCAAATGTTGATGATGGTGCTCGTACAGGCCCTCTTGGTGGCTTTCATAGGGTATGGAATTGGTATTGGTTTAGCCGCGCTCTTTTTTGAAGTGTTTTCCAAAACGGAGGCACTTAGAGGATTTATGCTCCACTGGGAAGTTGTTGTTGGTTCTGCATTTGTTGTAAGTTTAATTGCTATTCTTTCTAGTGCGGCAAGTATCCGAAAGGTTTTTGTGTTGGATCCTGCTGTGGCCTTTAGGGCTTGATGATATGGGAAAAGTTGAGAAAAATTTTGTCGTACAGGGAAGAGGGATCGTAAAAGACTTTCCTGCCGGAGATGAAATGATTCGAGTACTGCATGGGATCGATATTTCGTTATCCTATGGAGAGTTGGTCATGCTCGTTGGACCAAGTGGAAGTGGTAAGACGACTCTTTTATCCATCATCACAGGAATTCTGACGCCAACATCAGGAGATGTTTTTATTAATGGGGAAGAACTCACTAACATTTCTGATTTAGAAAAGGTTCAGCACAGACTGAAGAACATAGGTTTTATTTTTCAACAATTTAATTTGATTCCAGCCTTAACAGCTGTGGAAAACGCGGCTGTACCGTTGATTGCTGCAAACGTTCCCTACGGTGAGGCCTTGAAGGCATCCAAAGACGTTTTAACAAAAATTGGGATGGGAGATCAGTTGGATAAAATTCCCGTTCATCTTTCGGGAGGACAACAGCAGAGGGTGTCCATTGCGCGTGCTCTAGTTCATGACCCAAAGTTTATAGTATGCGACGAGCCCACTTCCTCGTTGGATGCACATACGGGGCATGTAGTTATGGAAATATTGAAGAGTATTGTTTCACGTGCAAATCGTTCAGTTCTTGTCGTGACCCATGATTCAAGAATTTTTGAGTTTGCAGATCGGATCTTATTCATGGATGATGGTCGTATTGTGAAAGAAGAAAAGAGAGTGAAAAAGTGAGACAAAAGTTCGTACATTTTATTTTGCCAGTGGTTGGCGTGATAGGCGTAAGTTTTATGTTGTTCTCTCTCCTTCATCAGCCTGGAACATTAGATCCAATTGTATATAAAGATCCGGCTATTTCCCCATTTTCTTCCCAAGTATCGGGAATTGGCATTGTTGAGCCGAAGAGTGAATTGATTGAAATTGGCACCCATATTTCAGGAATTGCAACAAAAGTGTATGTTCAAGCAGGACAGCATGTTGATAAGGGTGATCCATTGTTCATGGTGGACAATCGAGAAGCCCTGGCTCAGTTAGAACTTTCGGAGGCACAAGCGATATCAGCCAAGGTATCATCTGAAGATCTCCAGCATCAGCTTTCACTGTTGGAAAATGTGTCTGATCAGAGAGCCATTAGTGAGGATGAATTAAGTCGAAAGCGTTATGCATTTGAATTGGGAAAATCACGTTTTAAAGAAGCTTTGGAGAGGGTGAAAATAGCCAAAGTTCAACTGGAAAGACACACGGTTCGAGCTCTCTCGCGAGGGGAGATTTTGCAGGTCAATATTATTGAAGGTGAATACGCTCCCATTGGTGTCAATGTTAAGCCTTTTCTCATCATGGGAGATACAACTGTCTTTTATGTACGCACTGAAATAGATGAATCAGAAGTGGGGCGCGTAGATCCTAAATCCTCAGCGTACGCATACCTTCGCGGTGAATCGAAGGATAAAATTTCATTGGATTTTGTAAAAATTGAGCCGCTTGTTACGCCCAAAAGTCAGCTAATCAATAGTCCCACCGAGCGGGTAGATACGCGTGTTTTGGAGGTTGTGTATTCTTTCAGTTCTGAGCATGTAAAGGTTTATGTTGGGCAAGAAATGGATGTTTATATAGAGGCAACGGATGTTTCAAATGAAGCGAACTGAGCCATGAGGGATCCATTTTTACTCATTTTTTTTATAGGGCTTGTTGGGTGTTCTGTTGGGCCAGATTATAAGCCGCCCCATATTTCTTTACCTGATAAGTGGCATTCAGATTGGAAGCAAGAAACTTCTAACGATGGTATGACAGCGTTTGATAGCTGGTGGAAGGCATTTGAAGATCCTGTTTTGGAGGGACTTGTAGAGGAAGGAAGTCTCGAAAATCTTGATTTAAAAATGGCTGTAGCTCGATTGGAAGAGTCTCGCGCATTAAAGAGTGGAGCAAGTGGAGCTCTTTATCCTGATATTCAATCTACAACAAGTGCGGGTCGCTCCAAGCAGGGATTTATAACTGGAAACAGAAAAGTTACTTCTTTTGAAGCTGGATTTGATGCTAGTTGGGAATTGGATTTATTTGGCAAAAATTATCGTCAATGGGAGGGCGAAGCGGCATTTGAGGGACAACGATTTTATGAGTTAGAGGACGTATTAGTTTCTGTACGTGCCGAGATTGCGAAACAATATATTTCTTATCGTGAGGCTCAAAAGCAATTAAAAATTACACAGAGGGCTATTAAGGCTCAAAAGAAATTGTTGGATCTCTTGGAATCTCTTCAGGAAGCAGGGGTTGTTAGTAACGTTGAGTTATCAGAGGGAAGAGCTTTATATACTGACTATCAGTCACGGGTCCCGGTGCTGAATTCGGATCTCAAACGGGCACAATATGCTCTCGAAGTTTTGCTGGGCAGAAATCCAGGTTCATTGTCAGAGGTATTAGAGGATGAATTGCCTATCTCCCCAAGTCTAGAACGTATCAATTTGGACGTTCCCATTCGAGTTATTAGTCGTCGTCCCGACGTGAGGGCGGCTGAACAGGCTTTGAAAGTTGCAACCGCCCTCCAGGGAGTAGCCATTGCTGATTTGTATCCTAACTTTACGATTGCCGGTTTTTATGGATTGCAAGATTCAAACTTATTTCCTTCAGGAGCTATTTGGAGATTTGCTGCAGACGGAGCTTTATCTTTGTTTGATTTCGGGAGGATTCGTTCCAAAATAGATACTGCAGATGCGCAAAAAACGCAGGCATTGAGTGCGTATGAGCTTGCTGTTTTAAAAGCGCTTGAAGAAGTTGAAAATGCCCTTACAGCTTATGGAAACAGTACTAAGGAAAAGAAACTTCTTAGGGAAAGCCTGAAAGCACGGGAACAGAATTTAAGGTTACTGAAAAGTAAGTATGAAGCAGGGCTTACGTCGTTTCAGGACGTACTTAAATCACAACTTTCTTTTTATGAAAGTGATCTTGCTGTTATTCGTACTGAAAGTAAACAATTCAAAAACTTAGTAGCATTGTATAAGGCCCTGGGTTAAGCCAACTTCTTTAAATTTGGAAGTTGATCGGAAATCTTATTTGCAAGTTTCCTAAAGACTTTAGACAAAGCATTCTCAGGTTCCATTTGTGGCAGGGGAACTCCTAAATCACCACTTTTTCTAACATCTAGATGGAGAGGGATTTGTGATAAGAGGGGGACCTTAAGTTTTTTGGCCTCTTTCTCAGCACCACCGTTGCTGAAAATATGTGTTTCATGGCCACAATTTGGGCACTCAAAATGGCTCATGTTTTCGACGATACCGAGAATAGGCACGTCTAACTGCTGGAACATATAGAGCCCCTTACGGGCATCGAGAAGGGATAAATCCTGAGGCGTTGTGACGATAATGGCCCCTGATAAGGGGATTTGCTGGGCTAGTGTGATTTGGATATCTCCTGTTCCAGGAGGAAGGTCTATGACCAGAACGTCTAAGTCTCCCCACGAAACGTTCTGGAGAAATTGTAGTAGGGCTTTGCTGATCATGGGACCGCGCCAAATAGTGGGCTGGCTTTCAGGGCCGATGAGCCCCATAGACATGCATTTGATGCCGTATTTTTCGATGGGTGGGAGTGTTTTTTTGTCTGGTGAGAGAGGGCGTTCTTTGATGTTCATCAGGAGAGGGAGCGAGGGGCCGTAAATATCTGCATCTAGGAGTCCAACTCGCAGCTGAAGATCTTTAAGGGCACAGGCCAAACTGACTGCAACGGTGGACTTGCCGACGCCGCCTTTTCCAGAGCCAACTGCAATGATTTGCTTAATGTTAGGAAAAGAGAACTTTTGCACAGGTTGTTTGCGAGGCATGGGTTTAGGAGCGGTCATGATGACAGCAACAGAGTCTATTTCTGGAAGCTTTCTAAAAATATTTTCAATTTGAGCACGGAGAGGTTCTAGCTTTTCAGCATCAGCCGAGGGCACATCTAGGATGCAAGTAATCTTAAGACCATTTTCTGACGGTGTAATTGATAAATGGGAAACAAGGTTTTGCGTGATAACATCTGACTTTAGATAGGGGTCGCCAATTTTTCTGAGGATATCTCGTAAGTATTCTTCTGAAATCTTTGACATAATTGAAAGTCCGTGATTGCGTTGAGGCGCTATGTGCCGTATAACTTTGTACTGGTATACCTCATATGAGGGGAACGGTAAAGAAAAGGAGAGACAAATGTCAAACTTCGCGCAAGGAGGCGGAGAAGGCCCCTGGGGTGGGGGACCGTGGGGTGGAGATAAGCCAACACCTAAGGGACCCACTGTTGAGCAGTTTTTTCAAAAAGGCAAAAAAGAGTTTGGCGGATTCTTCCCCAATGGTTTTGGGGGTAAGAAGGGAATTTTAATAGCTGTTCTCGTCGCATTTGTATTGTGGTTGGGCACAGGTATTTATCGTGTGGATCCAGATGAAAAGGGTGTCGTCTTACGCTTTGGAAAATTTGTTCGAAAGGTAGAACCTGGTCTTAACTATCACCTTCCTGTACCTATTGAAACGGTCTTTACCCCCAAGGTAACGCGTGTGCAGCGTGTAGAAATAGGATACCGATCTGGCAAGAATGGAAGGGGAACTGAACACCTTGAAGAGAGCTTGATGTTGACGGGTGACGAAAACATCATTGATATCAACTTCACGATTTTTTGGTTTATTAAAAATGCTGAATCATATCTTTTTAAGGTGCGCTCGCCTGAAGAAACTGTAAAAGCTGTTGCGGAGAGCGTAATGCGTGATGTCGTAGGACAGATGCCTATAGCAGTTGCTTTGGCGGAAGGACGTAAAGACATAGAAGAACGGGTTTTAGCGCATCTTCAAGAAATATTGAATGAATACAATTCTGGTATTGAGATCACACAAGTTGAGCTCCAGCGTGTTGATCCACCAAATGCCGTAATTGATGCTTTCAGAGATGTTCAAAGAGCAAGGGCAGATCAGGAGCGGATGCGAAATGAGGCAGAAGGGTATCGAAATCAGGT
The sequence above is drawn from the Alphaproteobacteria bacterium genome and encodes:
- a CDS encoding 4a-hydroxytetrahydrobiopterin dehydratase → MIERITGEERRIAVRELDGWNEVSDQDAIHKTFHFSNFEEAFAFMVRVAFVAEKMTHHPEWYNVYNRVEIILTTHACNGLSEKDVSLARKINELAPERDQR
- the trpS gene encoding tryptophan--tRNA ligase, which produces MDRVFSGIQPTGDLHLGNYLGALRNWIGFQKTHDCLFCIVDLHSMTVPYDPEKLRNNTRFVAATYIAAGIDPNKSIIFAQSSVSEHCELAWILGCLTPLGWLNRMTHFKEKAGKHRENASLGLYAYPVLQAADILLYKATHVPIGEDQKQHLELSRDIAGTFNHRFGQEYFPLPEPLILGNATRVMSLRDGTKKMSKSDISEFSRIHLTDDPDTIRQKIRKARTDADPIPEDSKQLEERPEAMNLLNIYGALTGQSLKEVCVQFSGSNFAPFKEVLSELLIEKLSPIREDVSRLLKDSKTLDDILKSGAERAREKAVKTLEEVKGIIGVR
- a CDS encoding MFS transporter; protein product: MFDWLKSYRDPKLIALGFLGISSGLPLALILGTLTVWMTEEGISKTTIGLFASVGLPYTLKFLWAPFIDKISIPVLSKLLGQRRSWLLVSQGALILSIILLGTTDPVSETFRMAQMAFLVAICSATQDIVIDGYRIQILKPSQYGAGGAMEVFGYRLGMILAGAGALYLATFLSWPQTYTLMAALISIGMVTTLLLQKDTPPKEDEKAYGTSTGATGIVHWVEKVFIAPFSSFMVHDKWVLALLFVILYKIGDAIIGQMAVVFYLDIGFTKIDIANASKIFGIWATIIGGLIGGGLVTKIGTLKSLFIFGLTHLLTNVMFIVMALSGADLTIYYCAVVVENVTGGMTIAASVAYMSSLCNLSYSASQYALLSALAHVPRMIVASSSGWLATQMGWIPFFGFAMLLGIPSLMLIKYIPQGRGKDDELTIEGKPSTAVA
- a CDS encoding FtsX-like permease family protein produces the protein MRSIAIKMLTGDRAKYFGLIFSITFSTFLMSQQVSIFISLLGRTAAQIRDVPQADIWVMDPQVEYVDVVKPLRDTELSRVRSVSGVEWALPLYKGLSVIRARDGKMQQALVLGVDDATLTGGPPKMVLGEWASLASADAMIMDKSGYKFIWPGEPLSLGRVIEINDHRFVIKGICETSAPFLTFPIVYTKFSDGAQLHPGERNQMTFIIVKAASGISPEKLAQKIHKETQLQALTSRGFQWRSIRYYLERTGIPINFGITVLLGFLVGAAIAAQTFYIFVLENISQYGALKAIGVSNRQMLMMVLVQALLVAFIGYGIGIGLAALFFEVFSKTEALRGFMLHWEVVVGSAFVVSLIAILSSAASIRKVFVLDPAVAFRA
- a CDS encoding ABC transporter ATP-binding protein is translated as MGKVEKNFVVQGRGIVKDFPAGDEMIRVLHGIDISLSYGELVMLVGPSGSGKTTLLSIITGILTPTSGDVFINGEELTNISDLEKVQHRLKNIGFIFQQFNLIPALTAVENAAVPLIAANVPYGEALKASKDVLTKIGMGDQLDKIPVHLSGGQQQRVSIARALVHDPKFIVCDEPTSSLDAHTGHVVMEILKSIVSRANRSVLVVTHDSRIFEFADRILFMDDGRIVKEEKRVKK
- a CDS encoding biotin/lipoyl-binding protein gives rise to the protein MRQKFVHFILPVVGVIGVSFMLFSLLHQPGTLDPIVYKDPAISPFSSQVSGIGIVEPKSELIEIGTHISGIATKVYVQAGQHVDKGDPLFMVDNREALAQLELSEAQAISAKVSSEDLQHQLSLLENVSDQRAISEDELSRKRYAFELGKSRFKEALERVKIAKVQLERHTVRALSRGEILQVNIIEGEYAPIGVNVKPFLIMGDTTVFYVRTEIDESEVGRVDPKSSAYAYLRGESKDKISLDFVKIEPLVTPKSQLINSPTERVDTRVLEVVYSFSSEHVKVYVGQEMDVYIEATDVSNEAN
- a CDS encoding efflux transporter outer membrane subunit — translated: MRDPFLLIFFIGLVGCSVGPDYKPPHISLPDKWHSDWKQETSNDGMTAFDSWWKAFEDPVLEGLVEEGSLENLDLKMAVARLEESRALKSGASGALYPDIQSTTSAGRSKQGFITGNRKVTSFEAGFDASWELDLFGKNYRQWEGEAAFEGQRFYELEDVLVSVRAEIAKQYISYREAQKQLKITQRAIKAQKKLLDLLESLQEAGVVSNVELSEGRALYTDYQSRVPVLNSDLKRAQYALEVLLGRNPGSLSEVLEDELPISPSLERINLDVPIRVISRRPDVRAAEQALKVATALQGVAIADLYPNFTIAGFYGLQDSNLFPSGAIWRFAADGALSLFDFGRIRSKIDTADAQKTQALSAYELAVLKALEEVENALTAYGNSTKEKKLLRESLKAREQNLRLLKSKYEAGLTSFQDVLKSQLSFYESDLAVIRTESKQFKNLVALYKALG
- a CDS encoding Mrp/NBP35 family ATP-binding protein gives rise to the protein MSKISEEYLRDILRKIGDPYLKSDVITQNLVSHLSITPSENGLKITCILDVPSADAEKLEPLRAQIENIFRKLPEIDSVAVIMTAPKPMPRKQPVQKFSFPNIKQIIAVGSGKGGVGKSTVAVSLACALKDLQLRVGLLDADIYGPSLPLLMNIKERPLSPDKKTLPPIEKYGIKCMSMGLIGPESQPTIWRGPMISKALLQFLQNVSWGDLDVLVIDLPPGTGDIQITLAQQIPLSGAIIVTTPQDLSLLDARKGLYMFQQLDVPILGIVENMSHFECPNCGHETHIFSNGGAEKEAKKLKVPLLSQIPLHLDVRKSGDLGVPLPQMEPENALSKVFRKLANKISDQLPNLKKLA